From Drosophila nasuta strain 15112-1781.00 chromosome X, ASM2355853v1, whole genome shotgun sequence, one genomic window encodes:
- the LOC132796330 gene encoding plasminogen receptor (KT): MGATASCKKSTGPGYSDGDDAVYRKCQELKMERWIQMHYQIKQREQALAIAQHRELFYWLSGFYLTALYGCASYYQRVKRASALAPLLPLTFVMGYYTDWAYGSKLHRIQAEANMIMEHEEELLHWPGGLPTVSSIDEARVEVEMEKKMHPHHM, encoded by the exons atggGCGCCACGGCCTCGTGTAAGAAATCCACAGGCCCAGGCTATTCCGATGGTGACGATGCTGTCTACCGCAAATGCCAAGAGCTAAAG ATGGAACGCTGGATACAAATGCACTACCAGATCAAGCAGCGGGAACAGGCGCTGGCCATTGCCCAGCATAGGGAGCTCTTCTACTGGTTGAGTGGCTTTTACTTAACCGCCTTATACGGATGTGCCAGCTACTACCAACGGGTGAAACGAGCCTCAGCATTGGCGCCTCTGCTGCCGCTTACCTTTGTGATGGGCTACTACACTGACTGGGCTTATGGCAGCAAGCTACATCGCATTCAGG CTGAAGCAAATATGATAATGGAACATGAAGAAGAATTGCTGCATTGGCCAGGTGGACTTCCCACTGTCTCTAGCATTGACGAAGCTCGCGTTGAAGTTGAGATGGAAAAGAAGATGCATCCGCATCACATGTAG
- the LOC132796328 gene encoding tyrosine aminotransferase, which translates to MPSSVANEGYKYQSSIGSRNTSSGSPPVVVPNVDVDVVDESIAQLQLDTHHAHNQDAVVVSNKLRSAWKVKGSSLSLNTHNRIRNIVEALKIKPNPLKPMIPLSIGDPTIFGNLKAADETMKAVLKSVESGKFNGYAHTQGHEASRVAVAKYSAHQRIDGDIDPNDVVLCSGCSAALEYCILALADRGQNVLVPRPGFCLYHTLTEGLGIEVRYYDLLPELEWRADLKQLESLIDENTAALLINNPSNPCGSVFDKEHLMQLVDICERHYLPIIADEIYEHFVFPGSHHVAVSNLTREVPVLSCGGLTKRFLVPGWRMGWIIVHDQHKRLGNALTGLKNMCGRILGSNTIIQGALPDILTKTPQSYFDGVIDVLHSNAQLAYKLLKQVRGINPIMPNGAMYMMIGVCIERFPEFKDDTHFVQELVNEQSVFCLPGSCFEYPGYVRIVLTVPSTMIEEACVRIAEFCEAHFKKESRALIEHNLLDDAHVDY; encoded by the exons ATGCCCAGCAGTGTCGCAAACGAAGGCTACAAGTATCAGAGCAGCATCGGCAGCCGCAATACTTCAAGTGGATCCCCACCGGTGGTAGTTCCtaatgtcgatgtcgatgtggtGGATGAATCGATCGCTCAACTTCAGTTGGATACTCACCACGCCCACAATCaagatgctgttgttgtctccAACAAACTTCGAAGTGCCTGGAAGGTGAAGGGCTCGTCACTTTCCCTTAATACGCACAATCGCATCCGAAATATTGTTGAGGCACTCAAAATTAAACCGAATCCACTAAAGCCCATGATTCCCCTATCCATAG GAGATCCCACTATCTTTGGTAACCTGAAGGCCGCCGATGAAACCATGAAGGCCGTACTAAAATCTGTGGAGAGCGGCAAATTTAATGGATACGCTCATACGCAGGGTCACGAGGCTTCACGTGTTGCAGTGGCCAAGTATAGTGCACATCAGCGGATTGATGGAGATATCGATCCCAATGATGTTGTGCTTTGCAGCGGCTGTTCAGCTGCCTTGGAATATTGCATCTTAGCTCTTGCAGATCGTGGCCAAAATGTTTTAGTACCGCGGCCAGGATTCTGTTTGTATCACACTCTCACCGAGGGATTGGGCATTGAGGTGCGCTATTATGATCTTTTGCCTGAACTGGAATGGCGTGCTGATCTCAAACAGCTGGAGAGCCTGATTGATGAGAACACTGCAGCGCTGTTGATCAACAATCCGAGTAATCCGTGTGGTAGTGTTTTCGATAAAGAGCATCTGATGCAACTCGTCGATATTTGTGAGCGTCACTACCTTCCAATTATTGCTGATGAG ATCTATGAGCACTTCGTCTTTCCAGGCTCACATCATGTCGCAGTTAGTAACTTGACACGTGAAGTGCCAGTGTTGTCATGCGGTGGTCTGACTAAGCGTTTTTTGGTGCCCGGTTGGCGTATGGGCTGGATTATAGTGCACGATCAGCATAAGCGACTGGGGAACGCACTGACGGGTCTCAAGAATATGTGCGGTCGAATCCTTGGCTCCAATACGATCATTCAGGGCGCATTGCCTGATATTTTAACCAAGACACCGCAGAGCTACTTTGACGGAGTAATTGATGTGCTTCAC TCGAATGCCCAATTGGCATACAAATTGTTGAAGCAAGTGCGCGGTATAAACCCGATAATGCCAAACGGAGCCATGTACATGATGATTGGGGTCTGCATTGAACGTTTTCCGGAATTCAAGGACGACACACATTTTGTACAGGAGCTGGTTAACGAGCAGAGCGTCTTTTGTCTTCCTGGCAGCTGTTTCGAGTATCCGGGTTACGTGCGCATTGTTCTTACGGTACCATCGACTATGATCGAGGAAGCTTGCGTCCGAATCGCTGAGTTCTGTGAGGCTCACTTTAAAAAGGAGAGTCGGGCTCTTATCGAGCATAACTTACTGGATGACGCACATGTCGACTATTGA